Part of the Puntigrus tetrazona isolate hp1 chromosome 10, ASM1883169v1, whole genome shotgun sequence genome is shown below.
TGTCAAAGTCATAGAGATGGAAATGAGAGGCAGCTCGAGTCATCAACTAATAGACAGACATTCACACCTTCACATCCGTCTATTAAAACCTCACTTCAAGCGAGCAGGGCTAAAACACACGTCCTGACATGTcagctgtcattttaaaaggaGTACAACGTTACTTTATAAACCTACATCCTCGCGTGTACAGTTTATTCGACATCAATAATCcgtccaaataaataaatcagaccGTAAAGCTGATCTCTATACAAAAATAATCCACGTCTTTGCATGTTTGCTGTTTCTCTAGCAAACGACTGGAGTTCGCTTGTTATTTGTGTTTCTCTGGACCGAGGAGCTGCAGGCTGAGCTCGGTTTCAGGGGCGGGGTCTCCGCGCGGAGGGGCGGGGCCAGGGGCGGGGCTGCGAGATCCGGAGGGTTTAAAAGCTACAGCTCGTCCAGCTGAAGGCACATTCTGACCTGAACACATCACCGTCTGCCTTCTCTGCCATCACCGAAATGGACAACATGACCACTGACTACAGCCAAGACGACTACGACGAGACGGTAAACAACACCATGTGTGATTTCGACGAGTGGGAGCCGTCCTATTCGCTGATTCCCGTGCTCTACATGCTCATCTTCATCCTGGGCCTCACCGGGAATGGAGTGGTCATCTTCACCGTGTGGCGGGCTCAGTCCAAGCGGAGGGCCGCGGACGTCTACATCGGAAACCTGGCCCTCGCTGACCTGACCTTCGTGGTGACCCTGCCTCTGTGGGCTGTCTACACCGCCCTGGGCTACCACTGGCCCTTCGGCGTGGCCCTGTGCAAGATCAGCAGCTACGTGGTGCTGCTCAACATGTACGCCAGCGTCTTCTGCCTCACCTGCCTGAGCCTGGACCGCTACATGGCCATCGTCCACTCGCTGACCAGCACGCAGCTGCGGACCCGGGGACACATGCGGGCCTCGCTGGCCACCATCTGGCTCCTCTCGGGGGTCCTGGCCGGCCCCACGCTGCTGTTCCGCACCACCGTGTACGACGCCGAGACCAACCGCACCTCCTGCGCCATGGACTTCAGCCTGGTGGTGAGCACGCCAGGCCAGGAGACCTTCTGGATCGCCGGCCTCAGCATCTCCTCCACGGCTCTGGGCTTCCTGATCCCGCTCCTGGCCATGATGGTGTGCTACGGCTTCATCGGCTGCACCGTCACGCGCCACTTCAACAGCCTGCGCAAGGAGGACCAGCGCAAGCGCCGCCTGCTCAAGATCATCACCACGCTGGTGGTGGTGTTCGCCGCCTGCTGGATGCCCTTCCACGTGGTGAAGACCATGGACGCCCTGTCGTACCTGAACCTGGCTCCCGACTCCTGCACCTTCCTGAACCTGCTGCTCCTGGCGCATCCCTACGCCACCTGCCTGGCGTACGTCAACAGCTGCCTGAACCCGCTCCTCTACGCCTTCTTCGACCTGCGCTTCCGCTCGCAGTGCCTCTGCCTGCTCAACCTGAAGAAAGCCCTCCACGCCAGCCctgcctcctctctctcttcacagAAGACCGAGGCCCAGTCGCTGGCTACCAAGGTGTGAGGAGGCCTGCTAGATCCTTCACCAGCAGACTCTCCTTTTGTATCTGACTGCGGGAACGCGAGGAAGCGGCTTCCCCTGTCCAGGGACTATACGTTGGTACTCTGCAAAGTTTCTGAGGAACTTAAAGCAGAGCGGAGCAGACCCGAGCCGGACAGAGCCGGGCAGAACGAGCCAGGgcttttctgcttttctctttGGACTTGCACAGAGACGATGGCGTTCGAGAGCAATTTATGGACTtgtataaactgtatttaaccGTGCTCTTTGCCACCTTGTTTTTCTCGGTTGCTTGTTTATATTTCGTCCTGTTAGCACTTGTTGATAAGAACCCCGGCGGTCAGTCGGTCTTATCTAAACCGTCAAGACAGGGGAGGGAGG
Proteins encoded:
- the aplnrb gene encoding apelin receptor B; the encoded protein is MDNMTTDYSQDDYDETVNNTMCDFDEWEPSYSLIPVLYMLIFILGLTGNGVVIFTVWRAQSKRRAADVYIGNLALADLTFVVTLPLWAVYTALGYHWPFGVALCKISSYVVLLNMYASVFCLTCLSLDRYMAIVHSLTSTQLRTRGHMRASLATIWLLSGVLAGPTLLFRTTVYDAETNRTSCAMDFSLVVSTPGQETFWIAGLSISSTALGFLIPLLAMMVCYGFIGCTVTRHFNSLRKEDQRKRRLLKIITTLVVVFAACWMPFHVVKTMDALSYLNLAPDSCTFLNLLLLAHPYATCLAYVNSCLNPLLYAFFDLRFRSQCLCLLNLKKALHASPASSLSSQKTEAQSLATKV